In the Streptomyces fradiae ATCC 10745 = DSM 40063 genome, one interval contains:
- a CDS encoding SDR family oxidoreductase has protein sequence MSLPEGARERRVRTGGVELCVAELGDPGRPTVVLVHGYPDSKEVWSEVAARLADRFHLVLYDVRGHGRSTAPVPLRGGFTLEKLTDDFLAVADAVSPDRPVHLVGHDWGSVQGWEFATVRRTEGRIASFTSLSGPSLDHFGHWITERLRRPTPRRAAQVLGQGARSWYVYALHTPVLPELAWRGPLGRRWPALLRRAEKVSGEGYPTGSLPSDAARGAWLYRDNVRSRMLRPRPDAYAHVPVQLITPTGDAFLSERLYDDLDRWAPRLVRRSLPAKHWVPRTRPDQLAAWIAEFVTAHEEEGASLPPAVASGRRYADRFGGRLVVVTGAAGGIGRATALAFADAGARVVAVDRDAEGAARTAERALRAGAAGAWPEVADVGDEGAVEKLAARVAAEHGTVDVLVNNAGVGLSGAFFDTTADDWRRVLDVNLWGVVHGCRFFGRQMLERGQGGHIVNVASMAAYQPLRVLSAYGASKAAVLSLSESLRAELADRDIGVTAICPGVVSTGITATARFAGASEAEERRLRQRSTRLYALRGYPPERVAAAILRAVVENRPLVPVTPEARVALLLSRLAPGAVRALARRSPRL, from the coding sequence ATGAGTCTGCCGGAGGGCGCGCGTGAGCGCCGGGTCCGCACCGGCGGGGTGGAGCTGTGCGTCGCGGAGCTGGGCGATCCCGGCCGGCCGACGGTCGTCCTGGTGCACGGGTACCCGGACTCCAAGGAGGTGTGGTCGGAGGTCGCCGCGCGGCTTGCCGACCGGTTCCACCTCGTGCTGTACGACGTGCGGGGCCACGGCCGGTCGACGGCTCCGGTGCCGCTGCGCGGCGGCTTCACGCTGGAGAAGCTGACGGACGACTTCCTGGCGGTCGCCGACGCGGTCAGCCCCGATCGCCCGGTCCACCTGGTGGGCCACGACTGGGGATCGGTGCAGGGCTGGGAGTTCGCCACCGTCCGGCGCACCGAGGGCAGGATCGCCTCTTTCACGTCGCTGTCCGGCCCGTCGCTCGACCACTTCGGCCACTGGATCACGGAGCGGCTGCGGCGGCCGACGCCCCGCCGCGCGGCCCAGGTGCTCGGGCAGGGCGCCAGGTCCTGGTACGTGTACGCGCTGCACACCCCGGTGCTGCCGGAGCTGGCCTGGCGCGGGCCGCTCGGCAGGCGGTGGCCCGCGCTGCTGCGGCGCGCCGAGAAGGTGTCCGGGGAGGGCTATCCCACCGGCTCGCTGCCCTCGGACGCGGCCCGCGGGGCCTGGCTCTACCGGGACAACGTGCGCTCCAGGATGCTGCGGCCGCGCCCGGACGCGTACGCGCACGTGCCGGTGCAGCTGATCACACCGACCGGTGACGCGTTCCTGTCGGAGCGGCTGTACGACGACCTCGACCGGTGGGCGCCCCGGCTGGTGCGGCGCTCGCTGCCGGCGAAGCACTGGGTGCCGCGTACGCGACCGGACCAGCTGGCCGCCTGGATCGCGGAGTTCGTCACGGCGCACGAGGAGGAGGGCGCGTCGCTGCCGCCCGCCGTCGCGTCGGGCCGGCGGTACGCCGACCGGTTCGGCGGCCGGCTGGTGGTGGTGACCGGCGCGGCCGGCGGGATCGGCCGGGCGACCGCCCTGGCGTTCGCGGACGCCGGGGCGCGGGTGGTCGCCGTCGACCGGGACGCGGAGGGCGCGGCGCGCACGGCGGAGCGCGCGCTGCGGGCCGGGGCCGCGGGTGCGTGGCCGGAGGTCGCGGACGTGGGCGACGAGGGGGCCGTGGAGAAGCTCGCCGCGCGGGTCGCGGCGGAGCACGGCACGGTGGACGTGCTGGTGAACAACGCGGGGGTCGGGCTGTCCGGCGCCTTCTTCGACACGACGGCGGACGACTGGAGGAGGGTCCTCGACGTCAACCTCTGGGGCGTCGTCCACGGCTGCCGGTTCTTCGGCCGCCAGATGCTGGAGCGCGGGCAGGGCGGCCACATCGTGAACGTGGCCTCGATGGCGGCCTACCAGCCGCTGCGCGTGCTGTCCGCGTACGGCGCGTCGAAGGCCGCCGTGCTGTCGCTGAGCGAGTCCCTGCGGGCCGAGCTCGCCGACCGGGACATCGGCGTGACGGCGATATGCCCGGGGGTGGTGAGCACCGGCATCACGGCGACCGCCCGCTTCGCCGGGGCGTCGGAGGCGGAGGAGAGGCGGCTGCGGCAGCGCTCGACCCGGCTGTACGCACTGCGGGGCTACCCGCCGGAGAGGGTCGCCGCCGCGATCCTGCGCGCGGTGGTGGAGAACCGGCCCCTGGTGCCGGTCACGCCCGAGGCCCGCGTGGCCCTGCTGCTGTCCCGCCTCGCGCCGGGCGCGGTGCGGGCCCTGGCGAGGAGGTCGCCGCGGCTCTGA
- a CDS encoding membrane protein, with translation MSTETQIHNIGYRKYDGPRLGRAYARRSLYSQSLRGAYGLGRSAKSKVLPMILFGIMCVPALVVVAVAVITESDKLMLGYTRYAIALQMVIYLYVAAQAPQSVSRDLRFRSVPLYFSRPIERFDYVVAKFGAMASALFVLTASPLLILYVGSLLAKMDFAEQTRDFARGLVSVALLSLLFSGIALLLAALTPRRGFGVAAVIGALFISYGAVTTVQAIAWATDNLTAVTWLGLFSPITLIDGVQTAFLGASTSFPGEAGPDGATGAVYLLVVLALIAGSYAALMGRYRKVGL, from the coding sequence ATGAGTACCGAGACGCAGATCCACAACATCGGGTACCGCAAGTACGACGGACCCCGCCTCGGCCGCGCCTACGCGCGCAGGTCGCTGTACAGCCAGTCGCTCCGCGGCGCCTACGGACTCGGCCGCAGCGCCAAGTCGAAGGTGCTGCCGATGATCCTCTTCGGCATCATGTGCGTTCCGGCGCTGGTCGTGGTCGCGGTGGCCGTGATCACCGAGTCGGACAAGCTGATGCTGGGCTACACCCGCTACGCCATCGCCCTGCAGATGGTGATCTACCTGTACGTGGCCGCCCAGGCCCCGCAGTCCGTCTCCCGCGACCTGCGCTTCCGCAGTGTCCCGCTGTACTTCTCGCGGCCCATCGAGCGGTTCGACTACGTCGTCGCCAAGTTCGGCGCGATGGCGTCCGCCCTGTTCGTCCTGACCGCCTCGCCGCTGCTGATCCTGTACGTGGGCTCCCTGCTGGCCAAGATGGACTTCGCCGAGCAGACGCGGGACTTCGCCCGGGGGCTGGTGTCCGTGGCGCTGCTGTCGCTGCTGTTCAGCGGCATCGCCCTGCTGCTGGCGGCCCTGACGCCGCGGCGCGGCTTCGGTGTCGCCGCGGTGATCGGCGCGCTGTTCATCTCGTACGGCGCCGTCACCACCGTCCAGGCCATCGCCTGGGCCACGGACAACCTGACCGCGGTGACCTGGCTCGGCCTGTTCTCGCCGATCACGCTGATCGACGGCGTGCAGACCGCCTTCCTCGGCGCCTCCACGTCCTTCCCCGGCGAGGCGGGCCCCGACGGCGCCACCGGCGCGGTCTACCTCCTGGTCGTCCTCGCGCTCATCGCCGGCTCGTACGCCGCGCTGATGGGCCGCTACCGAAAGGTCGGGCTGTGA
- the serS gene encoding serine--tRNA ligase: MIDLRLLREDPDRVRASQRARGEDVDLVDALLSADERRRSSGVRFDELRSEQKSLGKLIPKASPEERAELLKRAEQLKSDVRAADAEQHEADEETRRLLLQLGNLVHPDVPVGGEEDFVVLETHGTIRDFAAEGFEPRDHLELGEALGAIDVERAAKVSGSRFYYLKGVGALLELALVNAAVAQATEAGFIPMLTPTLVRPRAMEGTGFLGQAAENVYHLEKDDYYLVGTSEVPLAAYHMDEIVDADQLPLRYAGFSPCYRREAGTYGKDTRGIFRVHQFDKVEMFSYVAPEEAEAEHKRLLEWEKQWLNALELPFQVIDVASGDLGASASRKYDCEAWIPTQGKYRELTSASNCDSFQARRLSVRMRDGKKVQPLATLNGTLCAVPRTIVAILENHQLADGSVRVPEVLRPYLGGREVLEPVAK; this comes from the coding sequence GTGATTGACCTTCGCCTGCTCCGTGAGGACCCCGACCGTGTTCGCGCCTCCCAGCGCGCCCGTGGAGAGGACGTCGACCTCGTCGACGCCCTGCTCTCCGCCGATGAGCGGCGCAGGTCGTCCGGCGTCCGTTTCGACGAGCTCCGCTCCGAACAGAAGTCGCTCGGCAAGCTGATCCCCAAGGCCTCCCCCGAGGAGCGGGCGGAGCTGCTGAAGCGGGCCGAACAGCTCAAGAGCGACGTCAGGGCCGCCGACGCCGAGCAGCACGAGGCCGACGAGGAGACCCGGCGCCTGCTGCTCCAGCTCGGCAACCTGGTCCACCCGGACGTCCCGGTCGGCGGCGAGGAGGACTTCGTCGTCCTGGAGACGCACGGCACGATCCGCGACTTCGCCGCCGAGGGCTTCGAGCCCAGGGACCACCTGGAGCTGGGCGAGGCGCTGGGCGCCATCGACGTGGAGCGCGCCGCGAAGGTGTCCGGCTCGCGCTTCTACTACCTGAAGGGCGTCGGCGCCCTGCTGGAGCTGGCGCTCGTCAACGCGGCCGTCGCCCAGGCGACGGAGGCCGGCTTCATCCCGATGCTCACGCCCACGCTGGTCCGCCCCCGCGCCATGGAGGGCACCGGCTTCCTCGGTCAGGCCGCCGAGAACGTCTACCACCTGGAGAAGGACGACTACTACCTGGTGGGCACGTCCGAGGTGCCGCTCGCCGCCTACCACATGGACGAGATCGTCGACGCCGACCAGCTCCCGCTGCGGTACGCGGGCTTCTCCCCCTGCTACCGCCGCGAGGCCGGTACGTACGGGAAGGACACCCGCGGCATCTTCCGCGTCCACCAGTTCGACAAGGTGGAGATGTTCTCGTACGTCGCGCCCGAGGAGGCGGAGGCCGAGCACAAGCGGCTGCTGGAGTGGGAGAAGCAGTGGCTGAACGCGCTGGAGCTGCCGTTCCAGGTGATCGACGTCGCCAGCGGTGACCTGGGTGCCTCCGCGTCCCGCAAGTACGACTGCGAGGCGTGGATCCCGACGCAGGGCAAGTACCGCGAGCTGACCTCCGCGTCCAACTGCGACAGCTTCCAGGCCCGCCGCCTGTCCGTCCGCATGCGCGACGGCAAGAAGGTCCAGCCGCTGGCGACGCTGAACGGCACCCTGTGCGCCGTGCCGCGCACCATCGTCGCGATCCTGGAGAACCACCAGCTCGCCGACGGCTCGGTCCGCGTGCCCGAGGTCCTGCGGCCGTACCTGGGCGGGCGGGAAGTGCTGGAGCCCGTGGCCAAGTGA
- a CDS encoding ABC transporter ATP-binding protein: MIATESLSKRFPRVTALDRLSLDIGPGVTGLVGANGAGKSTMIKILLGLSPASEGRAEVLGLDVSKDGPAIRERVGYMPEHDCLPPDVSATEFVVHMARMSGLPPAAARERTADTLRHVGLYEERYRPMGGYSTGMKQRVKLAQALVHDPQLVLLDEPTNGLDPVGRDDMLGLIRRVWTDFGISVLVTSHLLGELERTCDHVVVIDGGRLLRSSSTRDFTQTTTTVAVEVTDSDAHPDGTAALRAALAAAGVALHAREEEGLPGAGHVLLLEATGEETYDIVRDAVADLGLGLVRMEQRRHHIAEVFRPGPAEAGQPLEVRAR, encoded by the coding sequence GTGATCGCCACCGAAAGCCTCAGCAAGCGGTTCCCACGGGTGACCGCTCTCGACCGGCTCTCCCTGGACATCGGGCCCGGCGTGACCGGACTGGTGGGTGCCAACGGAGCCGGCAAGTCCACGATGATCAAGATCCTGCTCGGCCTGTCCCCGGCCTCCGAGGGCCGCGCCGAGGTACTCGGCCTCGACGTGTCGAAGGACGGCCCCGCGATCCGCGAGCGCGTCGGGTACATGCCGGAGCACGACTGCCTGCCGCCGGACGTCTCGGCCACCGAGTTCGTCGTCCACATGGCGCGCATGTCGGGGCTCCCGCCGGCCGCCGCCCGCGAGCGCACCGCCGACACGCTGCGCCACGTCGGCCTGTACGAGGAGCGCTACCGCCCCATGGGCGGCTACTCGACCGGCATGAAGCAGCGCGTCAAGCTCGCGCAGGCCCTGGTCCACGACCCGCAGCTGGTCCTCCTCGACGAGCCGACGAACGGCCTGGACCCGGTCGGCCGCGACGACATGCTGGGCCTGATCCGCCGGGTGTGGACCGACTTCGGCATCTCCGTGCTGGTCACGTCGCACCTGCTCGGCGAGTTGGAGCGGACCTGCGACCACGTCGTCGTCATCGACGGCGGCCGGCTCCTGCGCTCCAGCTCCACCCGCGACTTCACGCAGACCACGACCACCGTCGCGGTCGAGGTCACCGACTCCGACGCGCACCCCGACGGCACGGCCGCCCTGCGCGCCGCCCTCGCCGCCGCCGGAGTCGCCCTCCACGCGCGCGAGGAGGAGGGCCTGCCCGGAGCGGGCCACGTCCTGCTGCTGGAGGCCACCGGCGAGGAGACCTACGACATCGTGCGCGACGCCGTCGCCGACCTGGGCCTCGGCCTCGTCCGCATGGAGCAGCGCCGCCACCACATCGCCGAGGTGTTCCGCCCCGGCCCCGCCGAGGCCGGACAGCCCCTGGAGGTGCGAGCCCGATGA
- a CDS encoding ABC transporter ATP-binding protein produces the protein MSVLSIDRVSRWFGNVVAVNDVTMSIGPGVTGLLGPNGAGKSTLINMMGGFLAPSTGAVTLDGQPIWRNESVYRHIGVVPEREAMYDFLTGREFVVANAELHGLGGKEAGRALATVEMEYAQDRKISTYSKGMRQRVKMASALVHDPSVLLLDEPFNGMDPRQRMQLMDLLRRMGAEGRTVLFSSHILEEVEQLASHIEVIVAGRHAASGDFRRIRRLMTDRPHRYLVRSSDNRALAAALIADPSTAGIEVDVREGVLHVQAVDFGRFTELLPRVAREHAVRLLTVSPSDESLESVFSYLVAA, from the coding sequence ATGAGCGTCCTCTCGATCGACCGCGTCTCCCGCTGGTTCGGCAACGTCGTCGCCGTCAACGACGTCACCATGTCCATCGGCCCGGGAGTGACCGGCCTCCTCGGCCCGAACGGCGCGGGCAAGTCCACCCTGATCAACATGATGGGCGGCTTCCTGGCCCCCTCCACGGGCGCGGTCACCCTCGACGGGCAGCCGATCTGGCGCAACGAGTCCGTCTACCGCCACATCGGCGTCGTCCCCGAGCGGGAGGCCATGTACGACTTCCTCACCGGCCGCGAGTTCGTCGTCGCCAACGCCGAACTGCACGGCCTCGGCGGGAAGGAGGCGGGGCGCGCGCTCGCCACCGTCGAGATGGAGTACGCCCAGGACCGGAAGATCAGCACGTACAGCAAGGGCATGCGCCAGCGCGTGAAGATGGCGTCGGCCCTCGTGCACGACCCGTCCGTGCTCCTGCTGGACGAGCCGTTCAACGGCATGGACCCGCGCCAGCGCATGCAGCTGATGGACCTGCTGCGGCGCATGGGCGCGGAAGGCCGCACCGTCCTGTTCTCCTCGCACATCCTGGAGGAGGTCGAGCAGCTCGCCTCCCACATCGAGGTGATCGTCGCCGGACGGCACGCGGCGAGCGGCGACTTCCGCCGCATCCGCCGGCTGATGACCGACCGGCCGCACCGCTACCTGGTGCGCTCCAGCGACAACCGGGCCCTGGCCGCCGCGCTGATCGCCGACCCGTCCACCGCGGGCATCGAGGTCGACGTGCGCGAGGGAGTGCTGCACGTGCAGGCGGTGGACTTCGGGCGGTTCACGGAGCTGCTGCCGAGGGTCGCCCGCGAGCACGCCGTCCGGCTGCTGACGGTCTCGCCGTCCGACGAGTCCCTCGAGTCGGTCTTCTCCTACCTCGTCGCGGCCTGA
- the lpdA gene encoding dihydrolipoyl dehydrogenase: MSDRFDVVVLGAGPGGYVAAIRAAQLGKRVAVVEEKYWGGVCLNVGCIPTKALLRNAELAHIFTREAKTFGIKVDGEVSFDYGEAFRRSRRVADGRVKGVHFLMKKNKITEFSGRGTFLDANTLQVAQADGSTATLAFDHCIIATGATPRLLPGTRRSDRVVTYEEQILTEDLPRSVVIAGAGAIGVEFAYVMHNYGVKVTIVEFLDRIAPLEDKEVSAELAKQYRKLGIDVMTSTRVETIDESGEQVRVTVTGKDGAQQVLEADKVLQAIGFAPNVTGYGLEATGVRLTERGAIDVDGRCRTSVPHIYAIGDVTAKLMLAHTAESMGVVAAETIAGAETMELDYPMIPRATYCQPQIASFGWTEEQAREKGFDVKVAKFPFTANGKAHGLGDSTGFVKLISDAKYGEIIGAHLIGPDVTELLPELTLAQQWDLTVHEVARNVHAHPTLGEAVKEAVHGLAGHMINF, encoded by the coding sequence ATGTCAGACCGCTTCGACGTCGTCGTGCTGGGAGCCGGCCCCGGCGGTTATGTCGCTGCGATCCGCGCCGCCCAGCTCGGCAAGCGGGTCGCGGTGGTGGAGGAGAAGTACTGGGGCGGCGTCTGCCTGAACGTCGGCTGCATCCCGACCAAGGCGCTGCTGCGCAACGCCGAGCTGGCGCACATCTTCACCCGCGAGGCGAAGACGTTCGGCATCAAGGTCGACGGCGAGGTCTCCTTCGACTACGGCGAGGCGTTCCGGCGCAGCCGCCGTGTGGCGGACGGCCGGGTCAAGGGCGTCCACTTCCTGATGAAGAAGAACAAGATCACGGAGTTCTCGGGCCGGGGCACCTTCCTGGACGCGAACACGCTCCAGGTCGCCCAGGCGGACGGCTCGACCGCCACCCTCGCGTTCGACCACTGCATCATCGCGACCGGAGCCACCCCGCGCCTGCTCCCGGGGACGCGCCGCAGCGACCGCGTGGTCACCTACGAGGAGCAGATCCTCACCGAGGACCTGCCGCGCTCCGTCGTCATCGCGGGCGCGGGCGCGATCGGCGTCGAGTTCGCGTACGTGATGCACAACTACGGCGTGAAGGTCACGATCGTCGAGTTCCTCGACCGGATCGCGCCGCTGGAGGACAAGGAGGTCTCGGCGGAGCTGGCGAAGCAGTACCGCAAGCTCGGCATCGACGTCATGACCTCCACGCGCGTGGAGACGATCGACGAGTCGGGCGAGCAGGTCCGTGTCACGGTCACCGGCAAGGACGGCGCGCAGCAGGTGCTGGAGGCCGACAAGGTCCTCCAGGCGATCGGCTTCGCGCCGAACGTGACGGGCTACGGCCTGGAGGCGACCGGCGTACGGCTCACCGAGCGCGGCGCCATCGACGTGGACGGCCGCTGCCGCACCTCGGTGCCGCACATCTACGCCATCGGCGACGTGACGGCGAAGCTGATGCTGGCGCACACGGCCGAGTCGATGGGCGTCGTGGCAGCCGAGACGATCGCGGGCGCCGAGACGATGGAGCTCGACTACCCGATGATCCCGCGGGCGACGTACTGCCAGCCGCAGATCGCCAGCTTCGGCTGGACGGAGGAGCAGGCGCGGGAGAAGGGCTTCGACGTCAAGGTCGCCAAGTTCCCCTTCACGGCGAACGGCAAGGCGCACGGCCTGGGCGACTCGACGGGCTTCGTGAAGCTGATCAGCGACGCGAAGTACGGCGAGATCATCGGCGCCCACCTGATCGGCCCCGACGTGACGGAGCTGCTGCCCGAGCTGACGCTGGCCCAGCAGTGGGACCTCACGGTCCACGAGGTCGCGCGGAACGTGCACGCCCACCCGACGCTGGGCGAAGCGGTCAAGGAGGCCGTGCACGGCCTCGCCGGCCACATGATCAACTTCTGA
- a CDS encoding ABC transporter permease, with product MYHPTVARLTYRGLLGRRRAAILFVLPALLIAISAAVRAFQGADDQVAADLLAGFALATMVPLIGVIAGTGAIGPEIDDGSVVYLLAKPVKRPTIIFTKLIVAIGVTMVFSAVPTLAAGLILNGNGQQVAVAYTVAALVASIAYSAVFLLLGTVSRHAVVFGLVYALVWEGLFGSLISGARTLSVQQWALAVAEKVTRGEGLVSSDVSLPVAVVLLVAVSAAATWFAGRKLRTLTLAGEE from the coding sequence ATGTACCACCCCACAGTCGCCCGGCTCACCTACCGCGGCCTCCTGGGCCGCCGCAGGGCGGCGATCCTCTTCGTCCTGCCCGCGCTGCTGATCGCCATCTCGGCCGCCGTCCGCGCCTTCCAGGGTGCCGACGACCAGGTAGCCGCCGACCTCCTCGCCGGTTTCGCGCTCGCCACCATGGTGCCCCTGATCGGCGTCATCGCGGGCACGGGCGCGATCGGCCCGGAGATCGACGACGGATCGGTCGTCTACCTGCTGGCCAAGCCGGTGAAGCGGCCGACGATCATCTTCACCAAGCTGATCGTCGCCATCGGCGTCACCATGGTCTTCTCGGCGGTGCCGACGCTCGCCGCCGGGCTGATCCTCAACGGCAACGGCCAGCAGGTCGCCGTCGCGTACACCGTCGCCGCGCTCGTCGCCTCGATCGCGTACAGCGCCGTGTTCCTGCTGCTCGGCACGGTCAGCCGGCACGCCGTCGTCTTCGGCCTCGTCTACGCGCTGGTGTGGGAGGGGCTGTTCGGCAGCCTCATCTCCGGGGCGCGCACGCTGAGCGTCCAGCAGTGGGCCCTGGCGGTGGCCGAGAAGGTGACGCGCGGCGAGGGGCTGGTCTCCTCCGACGTGTCGCTGCCGGTCGCCGTGGTGCTCCTGGTCGCGGTGTCCGCCGCCGCCACCTGGTTCGCCGGGCGGAAGCTGCGCACCCTCACCCTGGCGGGTGAGGAGTAG
- a CDS encoding HAD family hydrolase gives MSPFPYRLVATDLDGTLLRPDETVSRRTRDALAAATEAGAAHIVVTGRSVPWTRHILEDLGYEGLAVCGQGAQVYHAGEHRLLTSVTLDRQLAGLALAKLEAEVGPLALAASRDGLDGEVLVGAGYRVQDGPLPYLPLDDVAQLWSAPLNKVYIQHPELDDDALAATARQVVGGLVDVVMAGAGVVELLPLGLTKATGLSLAARRLGVKAAETIAFGDMPNDIPMFAWARHGVAMANAHDDLKSVADEVTAASDEDGIALTLERLLSR, from the coding sequence GTGAGCCCCTTCCCCTACCGGCTCGTCGCGACCGACCTCGACGGCACCCTGCTGCGCCCGGACGAGACCGTGTCCCGGCGCACGCGCGACGCCCTGGCGGCGGCCACCGAGGCGGGCGCCGCGCACATCGTGGTCACCGGCCGCTCCGTGCCCTGGACCCGCCACATCCTGGAGGACCTCGGATACGAGGGCCTCGCGGTGTGCGGGCAGGGCGCGCAGGTCTACCACGCCGGCGAGCACCGGCTGCTGACGTCCGTGACACTCGACCGGCAACTCGCCGGGCTGGCCCTCGCGAAGCTGGAGGCCGAGGTGGGTCCGCTCGCCCTGGCCGCCAGCCGGGACGGTCTCGACGGCGAGGTGCTGGTGGGCGCCGGCTACCGGGTGCAGGACGGCCCGCTGCCGTACCTGCCGCTGGACGACGTGGCGCAGCTGTGGTCGGCGCCGCTGAACAAGGTGTACATCCAGCACCCGGAGCTGGACGACGACGCGCTGGCGGCGACCGCGCGCCAGGTCGTCGGCGGCCTCGTCGACGTGGTCATGGCGGGCGCGGGGGTGGTCGAGCTGCTGCCGCTCGGCCTGACCAAGGCGACCGGGCTCTCCCTGGCGGCCCGCCGCCTGGGCGTGAAGGCGGCGGAGACGATCGCCTTCGGCGACATGCCGAACGACATCCCCATGTTCGCCTGGGCGCGGCACGGCGTCGCCATGGCCAACGCCCACGACGACCTGAAGAGCGTGGCCGACGAGGTCACGGCCGCCAGCGACGAGGACGGTATCGCCCTCACCCTGGAGCGGCTGCTCTCGCGGTGA
- a CDS encoding MerR family transcriptional regulator produces the protein MSEQPAGRRPAVEYRIEDLAHLSGATVRTIRAYQDRGLLPRPERRGRSNVYGEPHLARLRQIADLLDRGYSLASIKELLDAWDTGRGLSGVLGLVAEVDGPWSDERADRITRAELDAAFGGAPDEHAVEEAVELGVLERVPGRDDEFLVPSPQELAVAAELYAAGVPLLAVAGHLRELRAQVEHIALRFLEFTTEHVFGRYLAHHPPTDADTAEAARLVRRLRPLARQTVDAELARAMRTLANRHLRDHLAPGGPPRRDEDPRTVVLPAATVRSVRELVGTENTAAFIAAAAEREVRARTLDALSGRAGRAAEEGPPAGGTDARGS, from the coding sequence GTGTCCGAGCAACCGGCCGGCCGGCGCCCGGCGGTCGAGTACCGGATCGAGGACCTGGCGCACCTGAGCGGCGCCACGGTCCGGACGATCCGCGCCTACCAGGACCGCGGACTGCTGCCGCGACCCGAGCGGCGCGGCCGGTCCAACGTGTACGGGGAGCCGCACCTCGCCCGCCTGCGCCAGATCGCCGACCTGCTGGACCGGGGCTACAGTCTCGCCTCCATCAAGGAGCTGCTGGACGCCTGGGACACGGGCCGGGGCCTGAGCGGTGTGCTGGGCCTGGTCGCCGAGGTGGACGGGCCGTGGAGCGACGAGCGGGCCGACCGCATCACACGCGCGGAGCTCGACGCGGCGTTCGGCGGCGCCCCGGACGAGCACGCCGTCGAGGAGGCCGTCGAGCTGGGCGTACTCGAACGGGTGCCGGGTCGCGACGACGAGTTCCTGGTGCCCAGCCCGCAGGAGCTGGCCGTGGCAGCCGAGCTCTACGCGGCGGGCGTGCCACTGCTCGCCGTGGCCGGGCACCTGCGCGAGCTGCGGGCGCAGGTGGAGCACATCGCCCTGCGGTTCCTCGAGTTCACCACCGAGCACGTCTTCGGCCGCTACCTCGCCCACCACCCGCCGACCGACGCCGACACGGCGGAGGCGGCCCGGCTGGTGCGGCGGCTGCGCCCGCTCGCCCGGCAGACGGTGGACGCGGAGCTGGCCCGTGCCATGCGGACCCTCGCCAACCGCCACCTCCGGGACCACCTCGCCCCGGGCGGCCCGCCCCGGCGGGACGAGGACCCGCGTACGGTCGTCCTGCCCGCCGCGACGGTCCGGTCCGTGCGGGAGCTGGTCGGCACCGAGAACACGGCGGCGTTCATCGCCGCGGCGGCCGAGCGCGAGGTGCGGGCGCGGACACTGGACGCGCTCTCCGGGCGGGCCGGCCGCGCGGCCGAGGAGGGCCCGCCCGCGGGGGGAACGGACGCGCGCGGGTCCTGA
- a CDS encoding RNA 2'-phosphotransferase: protein MDDRRTVKVSKYLSRHLRHQPERIGLVLDEQGWVAVDDLLRALARHGVPLTRTELEHVVATNDKRRFALDGDRIRASQGHTVAVDLGLPPAVPPSLLHHGTVAAALEAIRAEGLRPMNRHHVHLSPDRETAVRVGSRRGRPVVLTVDAGAMHRDGHVFHVSANGVWLTAHVPPRHLGFPA from the coding sequence ATGGACGACCGGCGCACCGTGAAAGTGTCGAAGTACCTCTCCCGGCATCTGCGGCACCAGCCCGAGCGGATCGGCCTCGTCCTGGACGAGCAGGGCTGGGTCGCCGTCGACGATCTGCTGCGTGCGCTGGCCCGGCACGGCGTGCCCCTCACCCGGACCGAGCTCGAGCACGTCGTCGCGACGAACGACAAGCGGCGCTTCGCCCTCGACGGCGACCGCATCCGGGCCAGCCAGGGCCACACCGTCGCCGTGGACCTCGGACTGCCGCCCGCCGTACCGCCCTCGCTCCTCCACCACGGCACGGTCGCCGCCGCTCTGGAGGCCATCCGCGCAGAGGGGCTACGCCCCATGAACCGCCACCACGTCCACCTCTCCCCCGACCGGGAGACCGCGGTCCGGGTGGGATCGAGGCGCGGTCGTCCGGTCGTCCTCACCGTCGACGCGGGCGCGATGCACCGGGACGGCCATGTCTTCCACGTCAGCGCCAACGGCGTCTGGCTCACCGCCCACGTGCCGCCGCGCCATCTGGGCTTCCCGGCCTGA